AGCGCATCGCATCCTATTTCGACAGTGCAATCGGAAATGGCTTCGGGTATCAGGTTACTCATGCTTGGAATTCCTTTTCTGGGGTTACTCCCTACGTAGGCGCGGTATGCAGGCGTTGGGCCCATTCGCACAGCGCGGTCACCAGCCTGCCGATATGTTCGCGGGTATCTTCGTCGGACAGGTTACCATCACCGTCAAACTTCTTGTGTGCGAAAGAAATCATTACTTCCGGCTTATTCACAAAATGCGCATCCAGATAGATCAGGATACGCCGCAGATCATACTGGGCCCTTGCCCCTCCGAAGGCGCTCATACTGGCGCTCATCACCGCTACGGGCTTGTCGGCGAAGGGTTGTTGATCCATACGCGACAGCCAGTCGATGGCATTTTTGAGTACCCCGGGGACCGAGTAATTGTACTCCGGTGTGGCAAAGAGAATGGCGTCCGCCGCCCGCACTTGCGCACTCAGGGTTTCTACCGTTTCCGGTACCCCCTGGTCCCGGAGATCCTGATCGTACAGGGGAATGTCGGCCAGGCTCGCGAAGGTGAATTTCGCACCGTCGCCAGCGATTTCTGCCGCTGTGTGCATGGCGGCTCTGTTGAAGGAAGCCCTGCGCAAGCTGCCGCAGATGCCGAGGATGTTCAGGGAGTTGGAG
This is a stretch of genomic DNA from Microbulbifer bruguierae. It encodes these proteins:
- a CDS encoding NADPH-dependent FMN reductase, whose translation is MTSNSLNILGICGSLRRASFNRAAMHTAAEIAGDGAKFTFASLADIPLYDQDLRDQGVPETVETLSAQVRAADAILFATPEYNYSVPGVLKNAIDWLSRMDQQPFADKPVAVMSASMSAFGGARAQYDLRRILIYLDAHFVNKPEVMISFAHKKFDGDGNLSDEDTREHIGRLVTALCEWAQRLHTAPT